The following proteins come from a genomic window of Brevibacillus antibioticus:
- a CDS encoding Lrp/AsnC family transcriptional regulator: protein MDEVDLRIVQLLEENGRISHEEISKLLHISRPAVHQRVAKLEKNGVIKGYRGIIDWRKLEQRLKVLIFVKARCQDFKEITAKIMNVEVPNVTIIECQRLAGEWCMMLKVRAMAPEDITNLIDEMVRYDEILETSTTFILSTIYEDGRKDI from the coding sequence ATGGATGAGGTTGACCTGAGAATTGTTCAATTGCTCGAGGAAAACGGAAGGATATCTCATGAGGAAATCAGCAAGCTGCTGCACATCTCGCGACCGGCTGTCCACCAGCGGGTTGCCAAGCTCGAAAAGAATGGGGTTATCAAGGGATACCGTGGCATCATTGACTGGAGAAAATTGGAGCAAAGGCTGAAGGTATTGATCTTCGTCAAAGCAAGATGTCAGGATTTCAAAGAAATCACAGCAAAGATTATGAATGTTGAAGTACCGAACGTGACCATCATTGAATGCCAGCGGCTCGCGGGAGAGTGGTGTATGATGCTAAAAGTACGTGCGATGGCACCGGAAGATATCACCAATCTGATCGATGAAATGGTCCGGTATGACGAAATACTGGAAACCTCCACGACCTTCATCTTGTCAACGATCTACGAGGATGGAAGGAAAGACATTTGA
- a CDS encoding aspartyl-phosphate phosphatase Spo0E family protein encodes MVKKVATDYAIHSIKQKIEVLRVQLHELVKEKGLKDEAVVKLSQELDLHIVDWQRMSLSEPRQEKRKRVRVKKGGCAKCIQQKKRYFIRCSRILSRGK; translated from the coding sequence ATGGTAAAAAAAGTAGCAACTGATTACGCTATCCATTCAATCAAACAGAAAATCGAAGTATTGCGCGTACAACTCCATGAACTCGTTAAGGAAAAAGGACTAAAAGATGAAGCTGTTGTCAAGCTAAGTCAAGAGTTGGATTTGCACATTGTAGATTGGCAACGAATGTCGTTGTCCGAACCAAGGCAGGAAAAAAGAAAGAGGGTGCGAGTGAAAAAAGGTGGTTGTGCAAAATGCATTCAACAAAAAAAACGCTACTTCATACGTTGCAGTCGCATATTAAGCAGAGGCAAATGA
- the qoxA gene encoding cytochrome aa3 quinol oxidase subunit II, translating into MSGGKMLRHIQFWILAVLGTVLLTGCGSEYLVLNPKGPVAETQYNLIIISTILVAIIIVPVIALTAFIVYRYRDTPGNKASYKPEWAHSTTLEVIWWIIPIVIVALLGYFTVRDVYLLKENPNKEVAPITIQVTALDWKWMFTYPEQNIATVNHLEIPAGVPIRFQVSADAPMNSFWVPELGGQIYAMAGMATELYLQADEPGTFAGFSSNFSGEGFAKMQFDVVAKPKDEFDKWVKEVKGTTPAMTKADYEELRKPGVTDKFTYSAFPEGMFEEIVAKYGHGHDMDYVMEKLPAPAGNKSSNETSLNTHQKTESHNMPGMNHSSMNH; encoded by the coding sequence ATGAGCGGAGGAAAAATGCTGAGGCATATCCAGTTTTGGATCTTGGCAGTGTTGGGCACCGTTCTGCTGACAGGCTGTGGTAGCGAATACCTCGTCTTGAATCCAAAAGGACCTGTAGCAGAAACGCAGTACAATCTCATTATTATTTCCACGATATTGGTCGCTATCATTATCGTTCCGGTTATTGCGCTTACCGCTTTCATTGTATACCGTTATCGGGATACACCGGGCAATAAAGCAAGTTACAAGCCGGAGTGGGCACACAGTACAACCCTAGAGGTAATTTGGTGGATTATTCCTATCGTTATCGTTGCGTTGCTGGGTTACTTTACTGTCCGTGATGTTTATTTGTTAAAAGAGAACCCGAATAAAGAAGTTGCGCCTATAACCATTCAGGTTACGGCTTTGGACTGGAAATGGATGTTTACGTATCCAGAACAAAATATCGCAACTGTTAACCATCTGGAGATTCCAGCAGGCGTACCGATTCGCTTCCAGGTATCTGCTGATGCACCGATGAACTCTTTCTGGGTTCCAGAATTGGGTGGACAGATTTATGCGATGGCGGGAATGGCTACCGAACTTTATCTGCAAGCAGATGAACCAGGTACATTCGCTGGATTTAGCTCCAACTTCTCAGGTGAAGGTTTCGCCAAAATGCAGTTCGATGTAGTGGCAAAACCAAAAGATGAGTTCGATAAATGGGTAAAAGAAGTAAAAGGTACGACTCCAGCTATGACGAAGGCAGATTATGAAGAACTTCGCAAGCCTGGCGTGACAGATAAGTTTACGTACTCTGCATTCCCAGAAGGTATGTTTGAAGAGATCGTTGCGAAATATGGCCATGGTCACGATATGGACTATGTGATGGAGAAACTTCCTGCGCCTGCAGGTAACAAGTCTTCTAATGAGACTTCGCTAAATACGCATCAAAAGACTGAATCGCACAACATGCCTGGAATGAATCATTCCAGTATGAACCACTAG
- a CDS encoding EamA family transporter, with amino-acid sequence MTGKKDSKLFVVTIALLAVYLFWGGTYLGMKIAIESMPPFIMAGARFFLAGSILFLIGRWKGAELPSAAEWRGAGIVGALLLLGGNGVVAWAQLKVPSAIASLLIATVPVWILVFNWFGGSKQKPTAGVLGGILFGLAGIAVLVVHPGGTGNQGIDTIGIVALLFASICWSVGSLYSRYAKLPASPVMATALQMIIGGILLGIASLFLDDWTRLHITEITLRSWIAFGYLVGFGSIVAYTAYIWLLKNAEPALVSTYAYVNPIVAVFLGWLIADEQLTSQTLIAAVMIIAAVAIITMFRGKSPGATQSAARKEKGKLQVHK; translated from the coding sequence ATGACAGGAAAAAAAGATTCAAAATTATTTGTCGTTACGATTGCGTTGCTAGCGGTCTACCTATTTTGGGGAGGCACTTATCTTGGAATGAAGATCGCCATTGAGTCGATGCCACCCTTTATTATGGCGGGGGCGCGATTTTTTCTGGCGGGATCGATCCTGTTTTTGATCGGGCGTTGGAAAGGGGCAGAGCTGCCCAGTGCAGCAGAATGGAGAGGGGCTGGAATAGTTGGGGCGTTGCTGCTTCTCGGTGGTAATGGTGTAGTTGCATGGGCACAGCTCAAGGTACCGTCAGCAATCGCGTCCTTGCTAATCGCTACGGTTCCAGTATGGATTCTCGTTTTCAATTGGTTCGGTGGCAGCAAGCAAAAGCCCACAGCTGGAGTCTTGGGAGGAATCCTGTTTGGGTTGGCGGGGATCGCTGTGCTGGTTGTCCATCCCGGGGGCACAGGCAATCAAGGAATCGATACGATCGGAATCGTGGCGCTCCTATTTGCTTCGATCTGCTGGTCAGTGGGATCGCTGTATTCGCGCTATGCAAAGCTCCCAGCATCACCTGTAATGGCGACGGCCTTGCAAATGATCATCGGAGGAATTTTGCTGGGGATCGCGTCGCTGTTTCTCGACGATTGGACGAGGCTGCATATAACAGAGATTACCCTGCGTTCCTGGATTGCTTTTGGCTATTTAGTTGGATTTGGTTCCATTGTCGCCTATACGGCGTACATTTGGCTTTTGAAAAATGCAGAGCCTGCTCTGGTCTCCACGTACGCTTATGTGAACCCGATTGTCGCTGTATTTCTAGGCTGGCTAATCGCTGATGAACAATTGACGAGCCAAACCTTGATTGCTGCTGTCATGATCATCGCAGCTGTTGCCATCATCACGATGTTTCGGGGAAAGAGTCCAGGTGCGACACAATCGGCAGCAAGAAAAGAAAAAGGGAAGCTTCAGGTTCATAAATGA